Sequence from the Ooceraea biroi isolate clonal line C1 chromosome 5, Obir_v5.4, whole genome shotgun sequence genome:
taaaattatttcgtgtCCACCAGGTCGGGAACCAAGAAAGAAAATGACAGGAAGACCTAAGGGAAATTCAGGAGTAGCTTTCTGCGTTACGCATGCGCGTTCTAGCTGACACCGAGGTGCTGCAGCGGAGTTACGTCACGTGTATCGGTGTGTACAGTGGTATCACTGCCTGCCGTTCACGGCGAGTTAAATCGCAGGAGATTCGACTTTCGTACGTAGCTCGCGTTCACTGGCATCGATGTTGTAGCATAGTTTTCACCCGGAACCCGATACTTGCGATATTTTTCTACTCTGGATAGAACCTCGTTCGATTTATAGGTTAATACTACGGATGCACGCGCACGTACGTTGACCGTGAGTGCATGTAACTCGTGCGAAATCGACGAGCTTGGAAGCGCAGCTGACAATGACACGGACGGACGCATTGACGCTGCGAACGACATTTTGCTCATCACCGTCGCTCGCTCACGTGATTTCCGTTCTGTTTTAGCTGCAACCATGTTACTCgagtatttaataaacaactgGAAGTACACGAACGCGCCCGAGGGCAAGCGTCCGTTCGAGAAGATCGTCGGGCTTCTCAAGTTTGGGGTGCCCAGCAGCTTCCTCATGGGTGCGTACGACTGTGTCATCATATCGCATACGCAGACCGTCTGGAGCACGGCCAACTGCATGGCCTACTGGATGGTGCCCGTCAACGCGATGTGCGTCACTTTCGCATCCGTAGCGTACGCGTCGGCCAGGATCAGGCAAAAGGACGATTACACGAATTACGCGCTGGCTTGTACGTAAGGCGTAAGCAACCGAGACGGATTGCTCAGTCGCGAGTGAGTTTCCCAAGTCTTATTCGCTTGTTGCAGCACTGGCTTGCGGTGGAATCATCCATCACTGGATGAAGAATGGTTTCTTGTCTTGTTACTTCACCGTTGCGTTGCTCATATGCGCCAAGATCAAGAAACATAACGAGCTGCTTGGCATCGAGCCTCTCCCGATGGGCTATTCCAGTGACATCATAAATCGCCAGTACGAGAAATATCCTGATTTTACCCTGACCAAGGACCCAAGGGGCCGTAGGCCCTGGGAGTgatgaaatttgttttttgtaTAAGCAGAATAAAGGATTAGTGTTGTTAATACTTAAGGtcttgtaaaatataactAACGTCATCGAGGGGTGTTTCGAAAGGCACGTCTTTTGTTTCCAACATGTATTTATTCAGACTCTAGTACAGGAAATAAAAAGGACAATGAAAGGACTTGGCGTCGAGTATGGAAGAGTTATGTCAGTGTCTCACCCTTTGTCACCTGTTGAATTAACATTAATCGGTAAATTTGATGTCAATATTCCATGTCGCATCGAGAACACAAATTTACAAAGTACAATTTTTCTCACGTCAAAGTAACGGATTACTTTTCATCTTGATGCAATTTACTTACGCATGCTTCGAGGTACTCGATCCGTCGTTCGAGAGTTGTCAGTTTTTCGTCGAGTCCCGCTATTCTGATTTTACCCTGACCAAGGACCCAAGGGGCCGTAGGCCCTGGGAGTgatgaaatttgttttttgtaTAAGCAGAATAAAGGATTAGTGTTGTTAATACTTAAAGtcttgtaaaatataactAACGTCATCGAGGGGTGTTTCGAAAGGCACGTCTTTTGTTTCCAACATGTATTTATTCAGACTCTAGTACAGGAAATAAAAAGGACAATGAAAGGACTTGGCGTCGAGTATGGAAGAGTTATGTCAGTGTCTCACCCTTTGTCACCTGTTGAATTAACATTAATCGGTAAATTTGATGTCAATATTCCATGTCGCATCGAGAACACAAATTTACAAAGTACAATTTTTCTCACGTCAAAGTAACGGATTACTTTTCATCTTGATGCAATTTACTTACGCATGCTTCGAGGTACTCGATCCGTCGTTCGAGAGTTGTCAGTTTTTCGTCGAGTCCCGCTATTCTGATTTTACCCTGACCAAGGACCCAAGGGGCCGTAGGCCCTGGGAGTgatgaaatttgttttttgtaTAAGCAGAATAAAGGATTAGTGTTGTTAATACTTAAAGtcttgtaaaatataactAACGTCATCGAGGGGTGTTTCGAAAGGCACGTCTTTTGTTTCCAACATGTATTTATTCAGACTCTAGTACAGGAAATAAAAAGGACAATGAAAGGACTTGGCGTCGAGTATGGAAGAGTTATGTCAGTGTCTCACCCTTTGTCACCTGTTGAGTTAACATTAATCGGTAAATTTGATGTCAATATTCCATGTCGCATCGAGAACACAAATTtacaaagtataatttttctcaCGTCAAAGTAACGGATTACTTTTCATCTTGATGCAATTTACTTACGCATGCTTCGAGGTACTCGATCCGTCGTTCGAGAGTTGTCAGTTTTTCGTCGAGTCCCGCTATTCTGATTTTACCCTGACCAAGGACCCAAGGGGCCGTAGGCCCTGGGAGTgatgaaatttgttttttgtaTAAGCAGAATAAAGGATTAGTGTTGTTAATACTTAAAGtcttgtaaaatataactAACGTCATCGAGGGGTGTTTCGAAAGGCACGTCTTTTGTTTCCAACATGTATTTATTCAGACTCTAGTACAGGAAATAAAAAGGACAATGAAAGGACTTGGCGTCGAGTATGGAAGAGTTATGTCAGTGTCTCACCCTTTGTCACCTGTTGAATTAACATTAATCGGTAAATTTGATGTCAATATTCCATGTCGCATCGAGAACACAAATTtacaaagtataatttttctcaCGTCAAAGTAACGGATTACTTTTCATCTTGATGCAATTTACTTACGCATGCTTCGAGGTACTCGATCCGTCGTTCGAGAGTTGTCAGTTTTTCGTCGAGTCCCGCTATTCTGATTTTACCCTGACCAAGGACCCAAGGGGCCGTAGGCCCTGGGAGTgatgaaatttgttttttgtaTAAGCAGAATAAAGGATTAGTGTTGTTAATACTTAAGGtcttgtaaaatataactAACGTCATCGAGGGGTGTTTCGAAAGGCACGTCTTTTGTTTCCAACATGTATTTATTCAGACTCTAGTACAGGAAATAAAAAGGACAATGAAAGGACTTGGCGTCGAGTATGGAAGAGTTATGTCAGTGTCTCACCCTTTGTCACCTGTTGAATTAACATTAATCGGTAAATTTGATGTCAATATTCCATGTCGCATCGAGAACACAAATTtacaaagtataatttttctcaCGTCAAAGTAACGGATTACTTTTCATCTTGATGCAATTTACTTACGCATGCTTCGAGGTACTCGATCCGTCGTTCGAGAGTTGTCAGTTTTTCGTTGAGTCCCGCTATTCTCGATCGACAAGACATGTCTGAAAGGGACAACAACGTTGTTATGTAAGAATAAACTGCGTTGCATCTGTACGATAAAGCAGGTTTACGAGTACGAATTTAGGGTAAACGTTAATATTAGAGGGGCTTCACAGATTTCAGCGACCTCGACTTATATCGTCGAGAATATAGACTTTAACTAACTTGCAAGAATTCTCAGCCGTTGCtcgttacaaagttatgaacaaTTAAAGACAGTGAAGTCCCATCCCGTGACCCTTACATTTACCGAATTCGGTGAATGATCTGACCATTGAACATTACCGAAAGAATTCAGGAAGTCCGTGATCTTTTTAATACTGCCAGTGATAACTTCGATGTATTCGCGGTTAGCCCAGTCCTGTTGAATCTGTTTTTGTATCGCCTCGCGATGTATGGCTGCCATTTTCGTGTTATTCGATCAAGCTGTACTGTATTTCCCGTTCAAGTTGAAGCCAAGTCCTCCGCTGACAACTTGACGATGTGGCGATGCGATAAACGAGACTTCACGCAGCCTTATCGCATCGTTCGGGACGTCAGACGGGATATCAAGAAAAGTCGAGCGTACCGACTCACATCAAACCGTAGAAACTGACAGCACCCAGCGTGTTTATTATGACCACGGTCTTacatacaggtctggaaactgCCTCTAATTTCAGTGGTGGGAGTATGGCCGCTTTTTGAAGACACATTTGGTTTCTAGCATAACCACtactcgtcgctgtcatcgatgtccgcagataaatataacctgaaaaaccggagataagaacccacgtgtgttcatgactcttattgaaaaacggttatcgactacaaaagttatcgaaacgtttattgaaatgacgaaATGGTGTGCGGTACCGAATTGCAAGACCGGCGGTAGAACCGAGCAGAaacgttctttatttcgagtgccgaaagacattgttacttggaaaaagtgggaaaaagctattacccgcaaaaataaaataaaaagataaaggacagatttaaacataaaatcctgatggaaaaaatataataaaattttgctaaaatgtatttgaaaatctCTATCAATTGATCCCGGTTCGTTATCATTTCATcacaaattttcaaacttttggaatattagatataaaatttataataaaatacgaaaatttataataaaatataaaaatttatgatgaaatgttaatgaatcgaggtcaattgacagagtttcaaatacatttcaacaaattttattacatttgtttccatcacggaaggattcgtttttattcacacttaatttagagaataaaaactcaattttatttcatatacatatttcactaattcacttatagtcttaaattatttaaagcgttattaatttatcatattgttttgtGAAGACTGCGAGTGGAATAAAGACAGACAGATATTCCCCCGGCCTCTGACGTCCCTCGTCGGTCTGCGAACATCGATCGCAACGCCTCTAGTGGctactaaagaaataaaaagtgacacaCAAAATGATCCATCTCACCTCTGAAGTTTCCAGCCCTGTATATAAGACCGTGATTATGATCAAGTAGTTGCTGACGAGCACCATCAGAGGCGCTTATGAGCGCAGGCATTCCATCTATTCTATTAGTTTATCAATGAGCGTGACAATTATTGCTTCGCACGAGAATCGCATTATTTATGTGCGAATTTCTCGCGTTTATATCACTTGATCAGCATTTAGACCCAGTCCACGCTTACTTTAAGCTCTTTCGTTCgtccttattattattatcgaaaaTCCGCATTTGTGTCGCGGAAAGTGCCTTTCGGAACGCGGGCTCCGCGATTTACGTTCTCGCTTTACGGCATCACGCATGCTTGTTATTATTGATTCGATCACCCGATCTTCGCGGAGCACGCAACAGCGAGTGCGAGTGTTTGCGGATCCTCCAGAAACGTAAATAGTGCATGACAGCTGCGGGTGCACGTGGCGTAATCTCTTAGATCGTTGGTGCTTATTGACCTGTCGACTGCGAGATCGTAGTTGTCGTTCTAACATGTGGATACTTGCAATTAAAACGTCGTTGTCACGCCAGGTTAGAGGACACCTGGTATCTTTAGATCCGTTTACATTGAACCCTCCTGCACTTCGGACCCTCGTTGCGACGATATAAGTGCGGATTTTCGTGCTCAGGATGCTCGGCGAACGGTACGATCATAAACGCGTATAACGGACTCGGCATTagctatatttattatataacgatGAAAGGGCCAAAGCATCGAGGCAaattctctccttcttctgcGCGCAGCTTGAACGCGCAGGTCCGTCGACAGCCAATTGTCAGCGGGTTTTTTCACGGgcttcccagcaaacacagtcatgtaacaatgatattgccataatataacagagTGTAACgcgcaatataacatgttcgttacatgtaacgcatatgttagttgtaatttcccactcaaacgaaattgcagtaatataacaataatataacgtgttactaaaatgttatataaatggaatatgtattatttattctttcttcctctctctacgACTACGGGTGCATGTTTAATtgattttcctaaacgttatgtgcaagttcgtactttcctcttatttattattcgttcaaaaatgtaccacttcatCGTAGAAATGGACTTACGATACAAGTGTGCCCTGCCGTGATTACCGTtcctgtatatattttgtattatattttgcatgcgagaaacgaagccatctaccggacaactcgacatctgaatgttaaaaatgatatataacatagacataatatgcaaatattacagttatataatatcgcatatttcagttatattactgctatattattataaccaatgtataacagagcaatataacagttttataacgcagttatattgcagttacaaagtaaattatgcaacctcaacattaataacatataacagttgttatattacgtgttacttctgttttatataatagttatattttgtgtttgctgggttgtgacacatgcgcgcgcgcagacGAGACAGAGGATCTCCGATATTTCGGCTCTCCAATCTGTAATCGAACAGAAGCATATGGCACGCTGAGCCATACGTGTCTATGGGTACGATGACGCAGATTTTGAATAAAGAACGAGTAATGCGTAAATTTTTGATCGGATACTTTGAGGTTAGTGTCTCGTTAATGTTCACTTCTCGATTCATTTCgtgcctctctttctttctctctctctcgctgctCCAGAATTGTTACAAGTCATCTTGCATTAAAAAGTCGCTTTCGTAACGTGTCAGTTGATAAGCAATGCTctcatgtatatattattattattattattaatgcaaaaaatgtgCAGTCTAACATGGTAGATAGCAGTCGTCAAGCTTACTCACGATTAGTGGATGCTTTTTCAGAGTGCGTGTTACATTACTTTTTCACACTGGTAAATTATCATTGCAAATAATACTGTAAAAGTATTTCAAATGCAAATGCACTGTTGCAAATGATGCCAAAGTGCACTGTCATTAAATCGATAGAGCAGCTAGTACGTTGGAGTAATAGCTTACGGCCTTACGCTAATAATCTGTTTTGGGAAGTAGGAAACGAAAACGTAAACTTTGTTTTATGACATGATATTTAATCCTTAATCCTTAACTTGTGTGTCTCCCATTACGAGAAAAATTGTGTTTGGTATATATACTTGACTCGTATAATTagctttgtaataaaaaaccCCAGATcacttttttcatttattgaaataatttatttttattttttaattttaatttaagaatttttaatccGGGACTGGTGGCTTCTTCTATGATTATCTGTTGCCATGTATACAACGATAACAGAGCAGACTATTTAATTGTTACTTAATTGTTACTTATATTGTGTGTAATGTGTGTACAGGATCGACGTAGGCATACTTTGCGACTTGTACTCTTCATGCTACACGTGTTATGACTTCAGGAAGATGCAGCATTTTATCAACAGTCCGCTACGTATCAGAGTTatctaaaaaaagatacaGTACGGGTGTATACGGGTGTCGTGCCTTTCACCTGGTCGACAATACCCCGCTTCCTATCGTCGGACGACGTATAAACAAGTAATCTGAGagcaatatttttcacaatCATTAAATTGCCGATatctataaattaaattctaattaaaattaattgaagttaaaatcgattaaattacacgtagaaaataaaactgtGTACACTTCTGAAATTGAATTCATTGAAAGGTTTTAATCCTCGCTACTAACGTCCCGAAAAGACTGAAATTAAATGTTCTCAATGAATAATTCTATAATCATtaacaaatacatttttaacaaacagGTTAAATTACAATTCAACATTCTTCCTGTCAACGTCCATCAAGATGGCATCCACTTCAAGTAGTACCAAGAGTAGTGGTCATTCTGCTACAAAGAAACTGAATCGTTTAAGC
This genomic interval carries:
- the LOC105285202 gene encoding uncharacterized protein LOC105285202 isoform X4; amino-acid sequence: MLLEYLINNWKYTNAPEGKRPFEKIVGLLKFGVPSSFLMGAYDCVIISHTQTVWSTANCMAYWMVPVNAMCVTFASVAYASARIRQKDDYTNYALASLACGGIIHHWMKNGFLSCYFTVALLICAKIKKHNELLGIEPLPMGYSSDIINRQYEKYPDFTLTKDPRGRRPWE
- the LOC105285202 gene encoding uncharacterized protein LOC105285202 isoform X1; its protein translation is MRVLADTEVLQRSYVTCIAATMLLEYLINNWKYTNAPEGKRPFEKIVGLLKFGVPSSFLMGAYDCVIISHTQTVWSTANCMAYWMVPVNAMCVTFASVAYASARIRQKDDYTNYALASLACGGIIHHWMKNGFLSCYFTVALLICAKIKKHNELLGIEPLPMGYSSDIINRQYEKYPDFTLTKDPRGRRPWE
- the LOC105285200 gene encoding probable protein BRICK1-B, with amino-acid sequence MAAIHREAIQKQIQQDWANREYIEVITGSIKKITDFLNSFDMSCRSRIAGLNEKLTTLERRIEYLEACVTKGETLT
- the LOC105285202 gene encoding uncharacterized protein LOC105285202 isoform X2 — its product is MRVLADTEVLQRSYVTCIAATMLLEYLINNWKYTNAPEGKRPFEKIVGLLKFGVPSSFLMGAYDCVIISHTQTVWSTANCMAYWMVPVNAMCVTFASVAYASARIRQKDDYTNYALASLACGGIIHHWMKNGFLSCYFTVALLICAKIKKHNELLGIEPLPMGYSSDIINRQYEKYPDFTLTKDPRGRRPWE
- the LOC105285202 gene encoding uncharacterized protein LOC105285202 isoform X3, giving the protein MRVLADTEVLQRSYVTCIAATMLLEYLINNWKYTNAPEGKRPFEKIVGLLKFGVPSSFLMGAYDCVIISHTQTVWSTANCMAYWMVPVNAMCVTFASVAYASARIRQKDDYTNYALASLACGGIIHHWMKNGFLSCYFTVALLICAKIKKHNELLGIEPLPMGYSSDIINRQYEKYPDFTLTKDPRGRRPWE